A stretch of Babylonia areolata isolate BAREFJ2019XMU chromosome 23, ASM4173473v1, whole genome shotgun sequence DNA encodes these proteins:
- the LOC143297831 gene encoding sialate O-acetylesterase-like: protein MKGKVGPLVLVISFLWPNALCQHVVHMSQRLSEQPEQNWRRVEAVVKATKEFSFASYYGDHMVLQRAPQRATVWGYHPEPGYRIILQVKGRKIYSAVVNDRGVWSVLLEAETSGGPFSIVAMSETRTIQLNDVLFGDVWLCSGQSNMVFTLKQALNWTEEVKEAEKLTKIRVFTAQLHFSKVPLTDLESVLEPWSLPRNDTLGHGGQYFSAVCWLYGKYLYQRLGVPLGLIDTTWGGTPIESWMSADALRKCGLKPQTAVGSVAGSGDHGELWNAMINPFLPLTLYGVLWDQGESDSIVPSYRDNYNCTFPVMIDDWRSKFSAGSGGQTSPDFPFGFVQIGSSDHDFVTSSGFPDIRWHQTADYGFVPNPRMHNVFMAVSMDITDFNSPYAPVHTRDKQDIAHRLFLGGLSVAYNLSALWQGPLPISVTRTPAALVLDYGHSWTLELRQREGFELCCAVGDSRSCQPEEGKAEWVPTPITDANATHLQLYPGVCGGPDQLILGLRYAWRLSPCPFKRCAVYSKENALPGPPFVMYNRGLRSGGNVTQGDETLYMDWTKPVYL, encoded by the exons ATGAAGGGAAAAGTTGGTCCTCTTGTGCTGGTTATTTCCTTCCTGTGGCCGAATGCACTGTGTCAGCATGTTGTCCATATGTCACAGAGACTATCCGAACAACCAG aGCAAAACTGGAGGAGAGTTGAAGCTGTGGTTAAGGCCACAAAGGAATTCTCGTTCGCCTCTTACTATGGGGACCACATGGTACTGCAGAGGGCGCCACAGAGAGCCACCGTTTGGGGATACCATCCCGAGCCTGGTTACCGCATTATTCTACAG gtgaaaGGCCGCAAGATATACAGCGCGGTGGTGAATGACCGGGGCGTGTGGTCAGTGCTTCTGGAGGCAGAGACCAGCGGAGGGCCGTTCAGCATCGTGGCCATGTCGGAGACCAGAACTATTCAGCTGAACGACGTTCTCTTTGGGGATGTGTGGCTGTGCTCCGGACAGTCCAACATGGTGTTCACCTTgaagcag GCGCTGAACTGGacggaggaggtgaaggaggcggAGAAGCTGACGAAGATCCGGGTGTTCACGGCTCAGCTTCACTTCTCCAAGGTCCCTCTGACCGACCTGGAGTCAGTGCTGGAGCCCTGGTCACTGCCCAGGAATG ACACACTGGGTCACGGGGGTCAGTACTTCTCAGCGGTTTGCTGGCTGTACGGCAAGTACCTGTACCAGCGGCTGGGCGTTCCCCTGGGGCTGATTGACACCACCTGGGGGGGCACGCCCAtcgagtcctggatgtctgctGACGCCCTCAGGAAGTGCGGCCTGAAGCCACAGACTGCtgtagg GTCTGTGGCGGGGTCGGGTGACCACGGAGAACTGTGGAACGCTATGATCAACCCCTTTCTGCCCTTGACCCTGTACGGCGTCCTCTGGGATCAAG GGGAGAGTGACTCGATCGTGCCGAGTTACCGCGACAACTACAACTGCACCTTCCCCGTCATGATTGACGACTGGCGCAGCAAGTTCTCTGCCGGGTCAGGTGGACAGACCTCACCTGACTTTCCCTttggctttgtacag atagGGTCATCTGACCATGATTTTGTGACGTCCAGTGGATTCCCAGACATTCGCTGGCACCAGACGGCAGACTACGGCTTCGTGCCCAACCCCCGCATGCACAATGTCTTTATGGCTGTCTCCATGGACATCACAGACTTCAACTCGCCCTACGCACC TGTCCACACGCGAGACAAGCAGGACATCGCTCACCGCCTATTCCTGGGGGGGCTCAGCGTGGCCTACAACCTCTCCGCCCTCTGGCAAGGCCCGCTACCCATCAGCGTCACGCGGACACCAGCTGCTCTTGTCCTGGATTATGGACACTCCTGGACCCTGGAgctgaggcagagagaaggatttgag CTGTGCTGCGCTGTGGGGGACAGCCGGTCCTGTCAGCCAGAGGAAGGGAAAGCAGAGTGGGTGCCCACCCCCATCACTGACGCCAACGCAACACATCTCCAGCTCTACCCCGGGGTCTGCGGCGGGCCGGACCAGCTCATCCTGGGTCTTCGCTACGCCTGGAGGCTGTCCCCGTGCCCCTTCAAGCGCTGCGCTGTTTACTCCAAGGAAAACGCTCTGCCGGGGCCGCCGTTTGTGATGTATAACAGAGGTCTGCGCTCTGGAGGCAACGTCACGCAGGGGGATGAGACGCTCTACATGGACTGGACGAAACCTGTGTATCTGTGA